In one window of Mercurialis annua linkage group LG4, ddMerAnnu1.2, whole genome shotgun sequence DNA:
- the LOC130015438 gene encoding zinc finger BED domain-containing protein RICESLEEPER 2-like: protein MVRFLVLKTFESWLYVCVLVLRVLIDEGLRGIWIFVCLSLDSKARLWWNLLTLIVLQKKALVEAWLFESCSGLIFDVWFCLSCMIFYKKKAIGGSFVWLDYKMDPEMIDVDVPAVEVAVDGQFPVGSNAAASPGNVEAIVDPNTDPIPTVEANPKKRKESQQRSVVWEHFDTIKDGKGIIMQAKCRYCARIYNCHAKKMHPHSVETRQALLSFQPVVNMEAAPGANLFSVANWKFDQEVVRQVVAYMIIVDELPFKFVEKQGFRRLMSLACPMFKIPSRWTVNRDCYAMFVEEKLKLKQFFKTHSQRVSLTSDSWTSNQRLNYMCITAHFIDNDWKLHKKIISFVTCSRHKGEYLSKAMESCLLDWGLKNIFSVTLDNAENNSTAMGFFMRKMLTWGSTTVRCKYAHMRCIAHILNLVVSDGLKESGESFQKVRGAVRYIKNSPLRLSKFNECKKSLDFHCKRSLCLDVPTRWNSTYLMLETACMYQHVFEEYEDVEASFKIDLGDEVPSKLDWDKVRQLCVLLQCFYKMTLAISGSLYVTSNNHLNQISDLSTILQDWIKSDDYCLSSMAIKMKDKFDKYWDPRDRVVFMEYTLSNMYGSHVGKFLFTCVMEDLVELFNDYEVLYKKELANTGGNSPSPELVGQSSQANSVLKERYLQQMLETGGVSGSKKTELDIYLSEAVVANDPHFDILRWWKLNSERFPVLSRMARDILAVPVSTVASESAFSTGGRVLDDFRSCLTPKIVEALVCTQDWLRDPSKPVSIEETLEELEKHEEGLQDPANALNEQ from the exons ATGGTT AGGTTTTTGGTTCTTAAGACCTTTGAATCATGGTTGTATGTCTGTGTTTTGGTGCTCAGAGTTTTAATCGATGAAGGTTTAAG GGGGATCTGGATATTTGTCTGCTTAAGCCTTGATTCTAAGGCAAGGCTTTGGTGGAATCTCTTAACTTTGATTGTG TTGCA GAAAAAAGCTTTGGTGGAAGCTTGGTTATTTGAGAG TTGCAGTGGACTTATTTTTGATGTTTGGTTCTGTTTATCTTGCATGATTTTCTATAAAAAGAAAGCCATTGGTGGAAGCTTTGTCTGGCTTGATTATAAG ATGGACCCTGAAATGATTGATGTAGATGTACCAGCAGTAGAAGTAGCAGTTGATGGCCAATTCCCAGTTGGTTCAAATGCTGCTGCTTCACCTGGAAATGTGGAAGCAATTGTTGACCCTAATACTGATCCTATACCTACTGTGGAGGCAAATCCTAAAAAAAGGAAAGAGAGTCAACAAAGATCAGTTGTTTGGGAGCACTTTGACACAATCAAAGATGGAAAAGGTATCATTATGCAAGCGAAGTGTCGTTATTGTGCTCGCATATACAACTGTCATGCTAAAAAAATG CACCCACATAGTGTAGAAACTAGGCAAGCATTACTCTCTTTTCAACCTGTTGTTAATATGGAAGCTGCACCTGGTGCTAATCTGTTTTCTGTTGCTAATTGGAAATTTGATCAAGAAGTTGTTAGGCAAGTTGTTGCATACATGATTATAGTTGATGAGTTGCCTTTTAAATTTGTTGAGAAACAAGGGTTTAGAAGATTGATGAGTCTTGCTTGTCCTATGTTTAAAATTCCTTCTAGGTGGACTGTGAATAGAGATTGTTATGCCATGTTTGTTGAGGAAAAGTTGAAActgaaacaattttttaaaactcaCAGTCAAAGAGTTAGTCTAACAAGTGACTCATGGACATCTAATCAAAGATTGAACTATATGTGCATTACTGCTCATTTTATAGATAATGATTGGAAGTTGCATAAGAAAATTATCTCTTTTGTTACATGCTCGAGGCATAAGGGTGAATATTTGTCTAAGGCTATGGAGTCTTGTTTGCTAGATTGGGggctaaaaaatatattttctgttACCTTAGACAATGCTGAGAACAATAGTACTGCCATGGGGTTTTTTATGAGAAAAATGTTGACTTGGGGTAGTACAACTGTTAGGTGTAAGTATGCTCACATGAGATGCATTGCACACATTTTGAATCTTGTTGTGTCTGATGGTTTGAAAGAGTCTGGTGAATCTTTTCAGAAGGTAAGGGGAGCTGTTAGATATATAAAAAACTCACCTCTCAGACTTAGCAAATTTAATGAATGCAAAAAATCACTTGATTTTCATTGTAAGCGTTCCTTGTGTCTAGATGTTCCCACTAGATGGAATTCAACATATTTGATGTTAGAGACTGCTTGTATGTACCAGCATGTTTTTGAGGAATATGAAGATGTGGAAGcttcttttaaaattgatttgggTGATGAGGTGCCTAGTAAACTTGATTGGGATAAAGTTAGGCAATTATGTGTGTTGTTGCAATGTTTTTACAAAATGACATTGGCCATTTCTGGTTCTCTTTATGTGACCTCTAACAACCACTTGAATCAAATTTCTGATTTGTCAACCATTTTGCAAGATTGGATTAAGTCTGATGATTACTGTCTAAGTTCAATGGCCATTAAAATGAAAGACAAATTTGATAAGTACTGGG ACCCTCGTGATAGAGTTGTTTTCATGGAATATACTTTGAGTAATATGTATGGTAGTCATGTGGGCAAGTTTTTGTTTACTTGTGTCATGGAGGATCTGGTTGAACTCTTTAATGACTATGAAGTCCTCTACAAGAAAGAATTAGCTAATACTGGTGGGAATAGCCCATCACCAGAACTTGTTGGCCAATCCTCCCAAGCTAATTCTGTGTTGAAAGAAAGATATCTGCAGCAAATGTTAGAGACTGGTGGTGTAAGTGGAAGTAAAAAAACTGAATTAGACATTTATCTAAGTGAGGCAGTTGTTGCAAATGATCCTCACTTTGATATTTTGCGATGGTGGAAGTTGAATTCTGAGAGGTTTCCAGTCCTCTCTAGAATGGCCCGTGATATTCTTGCTGTACCAGTCTCTACAGTTGCTTCAGAATCAGCATTCAGCACTGGAGGAAGAGTGCTTGATGACTTCAGGAGTTGCTTGACTCCTAAAATAGTGGAGGCATTGGTCTGTACTCAGGACTGGCTTAGAGATCCATCAAAGCCAGTCTCTATTGAGGAGACACTTGAAGAGTTGGAGAAACATGAAGAAG GTCTTCAGGATCCAGCTAATGCTCTTAATGAACAATAG
- the LOC126679001 gene encoding probable lysophospholipase BODYGUARD 1, with protein MGVMGKSRMALTLTGRAVHEALSFIVFSFLDVLDFLLCFTYKVIDFFVEAEWKPCYCNSAKEALTSSGKILVTEKGGSKIVRVSSSKLELEEISDTLYTRPSLLSEVSKLTVNELKRIKVEKTVVQSCGDEKVKKRTVRSTFSESSTIVEMLQEKMGGQQILPIPRWSDCDCTLCTCWTTSTKETLFVKAQGPKGKAKEDVIFIHGFISSSAFWTETLFPNFSNSAKSSFRFLAVDLLGFGRSPKPTDSLYTLKEHLDMIETSVLEAYKVKSFHIVAHSLGCILALALAVKHPGSVKSLTLLAPPYYPVPKGVQATQYVMRRVAPRRVWPLISFGASIACWYEHITRTVCLVICKNHRLWEFLAKLITRNRIRTFLLEGFFCHTHNAAWHTLHNVICGTASKLDGYLEAVRDHLKCDVNIFHGENDELIPLECSYSVQEKVPRARVKVIEKKDHITIVVGRQKAFARELEEIWSKSSD; from the exons ATGGGTGTCATGGGAAAATCAAGAATGGCGTTAACATTAACAGGCAGAGCCGTGCATGAGGCCCTAAGCTTCATAGTATTTTCGTTTCTTGATGTTCTTGATTTCCTTCTTTGTTTTACGTACAAAGTGATAGATTTTTTCGTGGAAGCAGAGTGGAAACCTTGCTACTGTAACTCAGCAAAAGAAGCCCTTACTAGCAGCGGCAAGATCTTGGTGACGGAGAAAGGCGGATCCAAGATTGTTCGCGTCAGCTCTAGCAAGTTAGAACTAGAGGAGATCTCAGACACTCTCTATACGCGCCCTTCATTACTGTCCGAGGTTTCAAAGTTAACTGTTAATGAGCTAAAAAGGATCAAGGTAGAGAAAACAGTAGTTCAATCGTGTGGTGATGAAAAGGTCAAGAAACGAACGGTGAGATCTACATTCAGTGAGAGCTCAACCATTGTTGAAATGCTTCAGGAAAAGATGGGTGGCCAGCAGATTCTTCCGATTCCTAGATGGTCTGATTGTGATTGTACACTCTGTACTTGCTGGACCACTTCAACCAAAGAAACTCTCTTTGTTAAAGCTCAGGGTCCAAaag GTAAAGCAAAAGAAGATGTAATCTTCATCCATGGATTCATTTCATCATCAGCGTTTTGGACAGAGACTTTGTTTCCCAACTTTTCGAATTCTGCAAAATCAAGCTTCCGATTTTTGGCGGTTGATTTGTTGGGATTTGGAAGAAGTCCTAAGCCGACAGACTCTCTTTACACACTTAAAGAACACTTGGACATGATCGAAACCTCTGTTCTGGAAGCTTACAAGGTTAAATCTTTCCACATTGTAGCTCATTCTTTAGGCTGCATTTTGGCCTTGGCGCTAGCCGTTAAACATCCTGGATCAGTCAAGTCCCTCACTCTCCTTGCGCCT CCATATTATCCAGTGCCTAAGGGAGTACAAGCAACACAGTATGTCATGAGAAGGGTAGCTCCAAGGCGCGTGTGGCCACTTATTTCATTTGGCGCGTCCATTGCTTGCTGGTATGAGCACATTACCAGAACCGTTTGCCTGGTTATATGCAAGAATCATAGGTTGTGGGAATTTCTTGCCAAACTTATCACAAGAAATAG AATCAGGACGTTCTTACTTGAAGGTTTCTTTTGCCACACGCATAACGCAGCATGGCATACACTGCATAATGTTATCTGCGGTACAGCCAGCAAGCTCGACGGCTACCTGGAAGCAGTTCGTGACCACCTGAAATGCGATGTTAATATTTTTCACGGCGAAAATGACGAGCTAATTCCACTTGAGTGCAGTTACAGTGTCCAAGAAAAAGTTCCTCGTGCTCGCGTTAAGGTGATAGAGAAAAAAGATCATATCACCATTGTTGTTGGTAGGCAGAAGGCTTTTGCTAGAGAATTGGAAGAAATTTGGAGCAAATCAAGTGACTAA